The region TCGCCGAATCTTTCCCTCCCTAAAAAAGCAATTGCCCGTAGAAGACTTAGCAAAAGAATGACCCTATCTCTCTTGCCCTGGTAGTTCAACGGATAGAACATCGGTCTTCGGAACCGACAGTGGGGGTTCGATTCCCTCCTGGGGCACAGTCTAGCTCTTATTACCTAGACCCACAAAATTCACTTCACCCAAACTCAGTAAACTTCTCAATTCAGGAACAAACCTTATATTCCCTAAGAAGCTTATTTCGTCGAGGTAGAGCTGAGAAAATTTGAGACTTACATAACCGTAGCTTCTGAAGGATTGCTTTAAGATATTATTCCTTGCTTCAGCTCCGTTAGAACTCACACCTTCCTTAGTCACCCACCTTTCACGACTTAGGTTATACCTCGAATCATTAGAACGTCTCGAATGATTGACCATTTTGTGGTTAGGTCTATCCCATATAAATGTATAACCTTCATCAGTGTAGAGCGTTACATTCTTAGGAATCTTATCATCTAAGTCCTTTCCTAGGTATTCTTGATTGTTAAGTGGGATCGATTTGTAGAAAGTCATTCCACCATTGATGCCAATAGTATGTATAAGTGATCCTATTTGGTACCCTCCAATTGAGTTTGAAGCATATATAGAAGCTGTTCCTGTTTTGTATCTTCTTGATCTATGCTTATTGGCTCTTAGGCTGGAAGAATATAAAACCACTGAGTCAGCTACAGCTATAGGTTTTTTATCTGATTCTACAGGGTTTTTAAGCTCCACGTATAGATTCCTCTTAAGAGTCTCATTAAGTTGAGAGAAGATAATTTTGAGCCTCTTTTTTAAATAGAAACTTGTCTTATAGGATAGATTTAACTTACGACTGATCTCCATGGAAGTCATGATCTTAGGATACTGATTCACCATGTCCCAAATGATGAAGCTGATGTAGGCTAGATTCGATTTGTATCCCTGGAAAGGTGTATTGGCAGTGAGAGAGACCATCTTATGGCATGAGGAACAACTAGCGATGGATTCCCTTCCCTTCACTTTGAGATAAACTACATTAGGTTTAGAGCATCCACAGGACTTAGGATAGAGAGCGTTAAGGATTGTGAGCGTTTTTCATTTGAAGGACTGATTAAGCTTAGGATCAGATAATATATTGTGCGTTCTTTTTTTTATTTTGTCAGTATCTTCGCATGAAGAAGCGAGCAAACTCTGACTAGCCTTTCCAAAGCTAGAAGGCTTGCTTGGTCGATTCACGCTTTCTTTTGGATGGATTTTTGGATTTGGTGGAAGGTCTTATTTGGGGAATGGTGAGAAGTCGCTCTCGTATCCGAAGATCACTCTATCTAATCAATCACGTTCACCCTGCCCAAAATGTACGCAAACAAAAAGGGATGCTAGCGTCCATCTATCATCCGTTCGGATAGGACAAAGCGCTACATTTCCCAGCATTCAGACAACCAAACGAGTAGAAAGGCTTATAATCAGTGTTTGCCCATCGTACAAACAGAGGTTCATCGATTTCTGGCCAAATTCTAAATAATCATGATTATTTGGAAAATGATTTGCCTTGCCTAGGCGAATTCTTATCTTTAATTCATTTTTTGCTAACTGGGAGTTAGGGGGCGAAGCTATCTCTTTTTCTATTTTTTGGCAATTTTTTACTATACATATGTTAGGTATCCTTTTTCCTTCACTCGATGCCTACAGGTATTCCACAAGTCCACGTTCGATTTCTTCCCGAGATGGGTTGTTTCGAGGTCCTATTTCATTTTGAAACTTCCTTGGTAAACAGGATCAAATCAGTCCCAGGCCGCAAGTTCCGTCCGAAGTCCAAATCTTGGCTTGTCTCCTCTGACCCACAAGTCCTACGAAGCTTGCTAATCGCCTTCCATGATGTCCCTTTGCGTCTCGATCCAAAGGAATTTCCGAAGGAAGCCGGTATCTTTTCCGATTTTTTCG is a window of Leptospira ryugenii DNA encoding:
- a CDS encoding transposase, with protein sequence MKGRESIASCSSCHKMVSLTANTPFQGYKSNLAYISFIIWDMVNQYPKIMTSMEISRKLNLSYKTSFYLKKRLKIIFSQLNETLKRNLYVELKNPVESDKKPIAVADSVVLYSSSLRANKHRSRRYKTGTASIYASNSIGGYQIGSLIHTIGINGGMTFYKSIPLNNQEYLGKDLDDKIPKNVTLYTDEGYTFIWDRPNHKMVNHSRRSNDSRYNLSRERWVTKEGVSSNGAEARNNILKQSFRSYGYVSLKFSQLYLDEISFLGNIRFVPELRSLLSLGEVNFVGLGNKS